The segment CCGATTGCCGGCACTGAGTCATAGTAGTATCAATAATACTAATCAGTTTTAGTCTTGACGGTATCCGATTCCGCCATACATTAGTCGCGTATGATCGAACAATTCCGCGAGTTCTTGCGCGCCGTCGTGCGCCGCATCAAGCGCGCCGGCGACCCGCAGGCGTCGTTCGTCTCGATCAGTTCGGCGCTCGAAGCCGGCGACTACGACACGGTCTTGCGCGAGACCGACCGCATCATCTCCCGGAACAGCTCCATCACGAAAATCCTGCATCGGCGGGTCAGCCAGACCATGAAATTCAATTCCGCCGAGGAATACAATAATTACATCCGCCGCAATCCCGGCGAGGCGTTCCTGCGTTGGGAATTCCCCGAAGCGCCGGAAGCCCACTATCACCGCTCGCTGGTTTATCAGCGGTCCGGGCGCATGAAGTCGAGCCGGCACGAGTTGGAAAACAGCCTGCAGGAATTCCCCGACTCCGCCAAGTATCTGACCGAAATGGGCGCGACGCTGCTGGCGATGTCGTTCTACGACGAGGCCGCCCGCCACTTTGACCGCGCGGTGGAATGCGACCTCACCGAGCGGCGCGAATACAGCCATCGCGCGCTGTTGGGCCTGGGGCAGTGCCGGTTGGAGAGCGGTCAGTTTGAGGCGGCGCGGGCAGCCTTCGCTCGTGGCCTGGAAATCGACTTCGACAAGCGCGAATTTCACGCGCTCCTGCATATGACGATGGAACTCGAGTCCGATCCGCGCCAGCGCGCAGAGTTCTTCCTCTCCAAGGGCAACTATCCGCTGGCGATCCAGTCGTTCGAAGAGTCGCTGGACAACAATCCGGACGACTTCGAGATGCAGATGGGAATCGCGTACGCCTTCAAGGAAACGCAGCAATACGCGCGCGCGGAGGAACATATCCGCCGCGCCTTCCGCTATAATCCCGGCAGTTCGCAGGTCAACTTCGCCCTTGGGTGGGTCTACCTGATGCAGGACCGCCTCGAAGAGGCCGAGGCGGAATTTCTCAAAGCGATTCGCAAGAATCCGTACGATCCCGGCTATTTGATCGGCCTCGCCTATGCCTACCTCGAGCGGATCAAGTCGACCGACACCGAGGATGACGAGCGCTTGCTGCAACTGGTCCGCAGGGCGCAGGAACTCGATGCCTCCTATCCCGAGCCGCTCATCGTGCTGGCGGAGTATTTCCTGATTCTCGATCGGCTGGAGAAAGCCGCCGAAGCGATCGATACGGCGATTCGCCTGAATCCGTCGCATCAGCCCGCCCATATCGTGGCGGCGGAAATCTATTTCGAAAAGGAAGATCTGACCAAGGCCCGCCATCATTTGGCCGAGGCGGAGGAATTCGGCCGCGACACTGAAGAAATGCGGCATCTGCGCGAAAGGTTGCGGGGCGATTCGTATTGAGCAAAAGGCGTTCGGGCGGCAAAATCCGTTTCTCCCATATCTTCGGCCTCATCCTGCTGGCGATCATCCTGCTGTTGGTGCGCGAGATTGCGCGTAAACCCGAACCGGTACCGCCTCCGGAAACCCTCCAGCCGGGCGTGCACGTCCTCGACGGCGACACCTTCACCGATTCAGAAGGAAACACTGTGCGACTTCTGGGCATCGATACGCCGGAGAAGGGACAGCCGTTCGCCAAAGAGGCTGAAGTAGAACTTCAACGCCTGCTGACTTCAGCCGCTCAAATCCGCTACGAATTCGGCAAGGAGAAGACGGATCGCTACCAGCGCCTGCTGGCCTTCGTCTTCGCCGACTCGATTTTCGTCAACGAACGACTGCTCGAGGACGGCCTGGCCACCGCCTATTTCTTCGAGGGTCAACTGGCAAGCGCGGCCTTCCAGGAACTCTGCGCCGCCCAGCGGGCTGCTTTGAGGGAGAAGGTTGGCATCTGGTCGCACGCGCCGGAGCCGCTGGAGAGCGTCTATTATGGCAATACCGAACGGCGGCGCTTCCACCGCCCTACCTGCAGCGCTGTCGAAAGCGGGGAAATGAAGCATCTGGTCAAGCGCTCGACGCGCGAGGAATTCCTGAACGACTGTTATTCCCCCTGCCGCAACTGCAAACCGTAAGCGCCGTCACCGGAAGACGTTGCCGCGCTGAAGATAATCCCCGATCTGTCGATAATCGAGAAGAGGATGATCACCGGCCGCGCGGCCGACTATCGCAAGGAACTGCCGTGTCTAACATACTCGTTATCGACGACAAAGACAGTATGCGCGAAATGCTGAAGGCCTCGCTGGCGGCCGACGGTTACGATGTCGAGACTGCCGAGACCGGCGATGTCGGCGTCGCGCGCTCCAAGGAAAAGCATTTTGACGTCATCCTGACCGATCTGCGCATGCCCGATATCTCCGGCATGGACGTCCTGTCGCAGGTGCGGCAGGTCGACCCCGACTCGGCTGTGATTGTCATGACGGCCTACGGTACGATCGAAACGGCGGTCGAGGCGATGAAGAAGGGGGCGTTCGACTTCCTGCAAAAACCGTTCGATACCGGCCACCTGCGCATGATCGTCGAGCGGGCGCTTGAAAATCAGCGGCTGGTCGCCGAAAACAACCTGCTGCGCGAAGAACTGGCCGAATCGCTCGGCTTCACCGACATCATCGGCACCAGCGAAAAAATGATCGAAGTGATGCGGCTGGTACAGAAGGTGGCCTCCTCCGACACGACCATCCTGCTCACCGGCGAATCGGGCACCGGCAAGGAGCTGTTTGCGCGGGCGATTCATTCGCTCTCGTCGCGCAAGACCAAGCCATATATCACCATCAACTGCGCGGCGATTCCGGGCGAGCTGCTGGAAAATGAGTTGTTCGGCTCGGAGAAAGGCGCCTTCACCTCCTCGCACGCCCGCAAAATGGGCAAGTTCGAAATCGCTTCCGGCGGCACGATCTTCCTCGATGAAATCGGCGACCTCGAATTCTCGCTGCAGGCCAAGCTGCTGCGCGTCCTGCAGGAACAGACCTTCGAGCGCCTCGGCGGCACCAAGCCGATCAAGGTCGACGTCCGCATCATCACCGCGACCAACATGAATCTGCAGGAAGCGATCACCAAGAAACGCTTCCGCGAGGATTTGTTCTACCGTCTCTCGGTCTTCCCGATTCATATTCCGCCGCTGCGCGAACGCCGCGAGGACATCGTCCCGCTGGCGAGTTACTTCATCAACAAGTATTGGCGGCAGATGAAAAAGGGCGAAAAAACGCTTTCGCGCGAAGCCCTGCAAATTCTCGAGCGCTACCACTGGCCCGGCAACGTCCGCGAACTGGAGAACACCATCGAGCGGGCGATCATCCTGGCGGAAGGGAAGAAGATCAAGCCGGAGCATCTGGCGATTCGCCTGTCGACTTCGGAGGATGTGCGCCTGCGCGAAGGTGCGGGTTTGAAGGAGGTCGGCCAGATGGCGCAGATGCAGGCCGAGCGCGCGATGATTATCCGCGTCCTCAATCAGACCCGCGGCAACAAACGCAAGACCGCGGATATTCTGCAGATCGACTACACAACACTATTTGAAAAAATCAAGAAGTACGAAATCGACACCAACAAGGATGTTTTCGGTTAGGCGGAGCGCATCCACACCGTCAAGATTCCAAGGAGCAGGAATAGCACAGCCGCCCGGAGCGATCCAGGCGGCTGTTGTGTTTCTCCGCATCGATTAATCTGATGTTGGAGCCTACGGGCACCCCGCGCACGGCGCCGGACCGCCGGCGAAGATGTAGTTGATCAGGTACACGGCGTCGGAGATGTTCACCGTGCTGCTGCAATCGGCGTCGCCGGACAAAATCGGATTCGGCGCCGGTCCGCCGGCAAAGATGTAGGAGATCAGATAAACAGCGTCGGAAATCGTCACAATCGCCGTGCCGTCGGCATCGCCGCAGATATAACCCGGCCGCGCAATGATAAACGGCGACAACGTCGTCGTCTCCCCGCAGATGACGTTGTTGGTCTCGTCGATCGCCGTAGTAATGTCATCCCAACTCGAACCATCGTAGTGAAACAGCTTCAAGTCGGCCTCATTCCCGGGAGCGACCTGCGCCGGATCGTAATTGATGCAGATCTCGATCACGCCCGCAAACGGCGCGGTCGTCGTGATATTGTAGTACGCCTCCGGGTTCGACGGAACAATCTCGAATCCGGCCGGAGGAGTCGGGCCGCTGGAGGAAACTGCCACCGAACTCTCACCGTCGTCGGTGACCGTCGCGAAGATCACCGTCACGCTGTCGGCCACCGCGACTGCCACATCACTTCCTGCCGGCGTATTGCCGCAGGCCGGTGCGCCCGCGCCGATCAAGGCGGCGCAGGAGTTGTTCGCCGGCGCGCAGGGCGAGGAACTTCTCACCCGGTAATCTTCGCCCGCGAGGTTGCAGAAGATCGGATCGGCGGAGAAATTGCCGCTGCTGCCGGCCTGACCGGCTACGCAACCGGTCCAGTTTCCGGCGGCATTGCCGAACATGTCGCTGCAGTCAATCGTGAAGGCGCCGCTGCCGTCGCAGATCAGAACCTCGTCGCCGGTGTTGCCATAGAAGATGCTGCGGGAGAATTCCACCGGTGCATCCTGCGCATAGTACACGCTGGCCGAATTCGGGCTTGGCGTTGACAGGAAGTTGCCGACAAAGGTGCAATTGGTGAAGGTCGAGGGTGTGGTCTCGTTGAAAGAATATCCCACGCCCGCCGCGATCGCCGCAAAGTTAGCCGCAAATATGCAGCCCGTGAAATCAGCGGCGGAAGCGTCGCACACTACGACTCCCGCGTACTGGGCGTTGTTCCCGCTGAACCGGCTGCCGTCGACGGTGAGGGTTGCGCTGTTGTCCAAGGCGAGCGCGCCTCCGGCCACGGCCGAGTTGTTCTGAAATTCGCAATTCACAATTTGCCCGGCGGAGGTCGATCCCAGGTAAATCGCGCCACCCCAGTCGGTGCCGACCGAGTTGCCGACAAAGACACAGTTGTCGAAGAGCGGATTTGAACTCGCCTCGATTGCCACCGCCCCGCCGTTGCGCTCGCCATGGTTGGATTCGAAGCGGCAATTGCGGAAAATCGGCGAAGCACCGTTCATGATGATTACCGCGCCGCCCTCCGGACGCGCACCAGGACCGTCGGCCGGGGCATAGCCGTCCTTGATCGTCAATCCTTCGACCACCACACTGCGGTTTTCCGCGGCATTGTCAAAGCGCAAGCCGCGGCTCGGGCTTCCCACCGATCCGGCACAGTCGATTACTGTCGCCGCCGGTCCCGCTGCGCCGCGCAACACAATCTTCTTCCCCTGAAAGTCGAGGTCTTTGTTGCCCAGCCCGGCATAGGCCCCAGGCGCGATGACAATCGTATCGCCGTCGGCAGAGGCCGTGATCGCGTCTTGGATCTTGCCGAAGACTTGCGGCACCTCAAGATAACAGAAGCCGGGCGGATTCGACGAGCGCAGGGCAGCGGCGGCGGCCTGCAAGCTCGCCAGGCCGATCTGGGACGTCATCAGCGCAGCGCGCAGTGTCCGCTCGCCCCCCGATGGAAGATTGAACCTGCCGAACGAAATGAGAATCGATACGTCCTGGCCGAGCAGATCGCCGCTGTTCGGCGACATCATCTCCGCATACGTTGCGCCGTCAACGAGACTATTGTTCGGATACACCGAAATCGCATTGGAGAGCGTCCGCAGCGATCCCAGTTGCGGGCAGGGCGTGAGATTGGCGAAACCAGCTGCATGCGCGCCTTGCTCGACCAAGACGAGATAGTCGGCAGCCGCAACGCGAGCATTATTCGACCCGGAGCCGTCGATGTCGAAGTCGCCGGCAATGCCGGCGGCAAGCTGGAGAGCCGTGTCGCATTCGTTGCGCACGCGGTATTCAATCTCGATGATCTGGCAACTGTCGGGCGTGCCGGTGTCGCCGCCGAAGTGGTAGATCACTTCGCCGCTCAGCCGGGCATCGGTCGTCGCGAAGCGCAGCGTCTGCGTCGCGCGGCCGTGTGCATCGACTCCGGCTGCGAATCCATCGGCGGTCAGGTAATCGCTTTGCG is part of the Candidatus Zixiibacteriota bacterium genome and harbors:
- a CDS encoding right-handed parallel beta-helix repeat-containing protein, translating into MNSRILFRFVGAALASLMLLAPATRAEDCGTTLSAADLQAIRALLDEPSFGRDARSTDFYDLPIAMHIVRQSNGTGGIGAAEVAAAIDSANILFAQVNVAVYEIQPVNFIDEDFFYFDMATDVQMDSLKRYDKVPNAVNIYWVPSASNFPYCGISSFPSSGVQGIIMSNNCGGLLSKNSTLVHEIGHYFNLMHTHETYLGTECPNGSNCAIAGDLVCDTPADPNVSGHVGVAPGCLYDNFASPPGGCDATPYNPPVDNIMSYSRQSCRDVLTVGQIDRFRYAVEKLRPELATVINGVLISPLAVNPLIVPLATKQDSAIVLQNLGVGNVTFGSATSVFGNVDITGGTPVTLMPTQSASVTFEYDALALTSSCDLGVVSDTIVITATAPTVWEVRIPVTVNIAYAATTQDFNTFSTSCLQLGAPNTPALGDRTSTALVDPVSNVLYDGSLLLGMVDGFDTTVYMDMFAQSDYLTADGFAAGVDAHGRATQTLRFATTDARLSGEVIYHFGGDTGTPDSCQIIEIEYRVRNECDTALQLAAGIAGDFDIDGSGSNNARVAAADYLVLVEQGAHAAGFANLTPCPQLGSLRTLSNAISVYPNNSLVDGATYAEMMSPNSGDLLGQDVSILISFGRFNLPSGGERTLRAALMTSQIGLASLQAAAAALRSSNPPGFCYLEVPQVFGKIQDAITASADGDTIVIAPGAYAGLGNKDLDFQGKKIVLRGAAGPAATVIDCAGSVGSPSRGLRFDNAAENRSVVVEGLTIKDGYAPADGPGARPEGGAVIIMNGASPIFRNCRFESNHGERNGGAVAIEASSNPLFDNCVFVGNSVGTDWGGAIYLGSTSAGQIVNCEFQNNSAVAGGALALDNSATLTVDGSRFSGNNAQYAGVVVCDASAADFTGCIFAANFAAIAAGVGYSFNETTPSTFTNCTFVGNFLSTPSPNSASVYYAQDAPVEFSRSIFYGNTGDEVLICDGSGAFTIDCSDMFGNAAGNWTGCVAGQAGSSGNFSADPIFCNLAGEDYRVRSSSPCAPANNSCAALIGAGAPACGNTPAGSDVAVAVADSVTVIFATVTDDGESSVAVSSSGPTPPAGFEIVPSNPEAYYNITTTAPFAGVIEICINYDPAQVAPGNEADLKLFHYDGSSWDDITTAIDETNNVICGETTTLSPFIIARPGYICGDADGTAIVTISDAVYLISYIFAGGPAPNPILSGDADCSSTVNISDAVYLINYIFAGGPAPCAGCP
- a CDS encoding sigma-54-dependent Fis family transcriptional regulator; the protein is MSNILVIDDKDSMREMLKASLAADGYDVETAETGDVGVARSKEKHFDVILTDLRMPDISGMDVLSQVRQVDPDSAVIVMTAYGTIETAVEAMKKGAFDFLQKPFDTGHLRMIVERALENQRLVAENNLLREELAESLGFTDIIGTSEKMIEVMRLVQKVASSDTTILLTGESGTGKELFARAIHSLSSRKTKPYITINCAAIPGELLENELFGSEKGAFTSSHARKMGKFEIASGGTIFLDEIGDLEFSLQAKLLRVLQEQTFERLGGTKPIKVDVRIITATNMNLQEAITKKRFREDLFYRLSVFPIHIPPLRERREDIVPLASYFINKYWRQMKKGEKTLSREALQILERYHWPGNVRELENTIERAIILAEGKKIKPEHLAIRLSTSEDVRLREGAGLKEVGQMAQMQAERAMIIRVLNQTRGNKRKTADILQIDYTTLFEKIKKYEIDTNKDVFG
- a CDS encoding tetratricopeptide repeat protein, with the translated sequence MIEQFREFLRAVVRRIKRAGDPQASFVSISSALEAGDYDTVLRETDRIISRNSSITKILHRRVSQTMKFNSAEEYNNYIRRNPGEAFLRWEFPEAPEAHYHRSLVYQRSGRMKSSRHELENSLQEFPDSAKYLTEMGATLLAMSFYDEAARHFDRAVECDLTERREYSHRALLGLGQCRLESGQFEAARAAFARGLEIDFDKREFHALLHMTMELESDPRQRAEFFLSKGNYPLAIQSFEESLDNNPDDFEMQMGIAYAFKETQQYARAEEHIRRAFRYNPGSSQVNFALGWVYLMQDRLEEAEAEFLKAIRKNPYDPGYLIGLAYAYLERIKSTDTEDDERLLQLVRRAQELDASYPEPLIVLAEYFLILDRLEKAAEAIDTAIRLNPSHQPAHIVAAEIYFEKEDLTKARHHLAEAEEFGRDTEEMRHLRERLRGDSY
- a CDS encoding thermonuclease family protein, yielding MSKRRSGGKIRFSHIFGLILLAIILLLVREIARKPEPVPPPETLQPGVHVLDGDTFTDSEGNTVRLLGIDTPEKGQPFAKEAEVELQRLLTSAAQIRYEFGKEKTDRYQRLLAFVFADSIFVNERLLEDGLATAYFFEGQLASAAFQELCAAQRAALREKVGIWSHAPEPLESVYYGNTERRRFHRPTCSAVESGEMKHLVKRSTREEFLNDCYSPCRNCKP